Proteins encoded within one genomic window of Formosa agariphila KMM 3901:
- a CDS encoding HAD family hydrolase, whose protein sequence is MIKTIIFDFGDVFINLDKVGALENALVNFKLDSLPEDLVHINSLYEMGLMDTSEFVEFYEESFPDVKSDKILEIWNSILKDFPHHRLEFLKALSESKKYKLILLSNTNDLHIEFVKSYVPFFNEFESYFDVFYLSHEINLRKPNPDIYEYVLKQNNLVASETLFVDDLTENTTAAEQLGIHTWNIDPAKEDVTTLFETKKELFS, encoded by the coding sequence ATGATTAAAACAATAATATTTGATTTTGGAGACGTATTTATCAATTTAGATAAAGTGGGCGCTCTAGAAAATGCTTTAGTTAATTTTAAACTAGACAGTCTTCCAGAAGATTTAGTACATATAAATAGTCTTTACGAAATGGGCCTAATGGATACTTCGGAATTTGTAGAGTTTTACGAAGAATCGTTTCCAGATGTAAAATCTGATAAAATTTTAGAAATATGGAACTCTATCTTAAAAGATTTCCCACATCACCGTTTAGAATTCTTAAAAGCACTCTCTGAAAGCAAGAAATACAAGTTGATATTATTAAGCAATACTAACGATTTACATATCGAGTTTGTAAAAAGTTATGTTCCGTTTTTTAATGAATTTGAAAGTTATTTTGATGTGTTCTACCTATCACATGAAATCAACTTAAGAAAACCTAATCCAGATATCTACGAATATGTTTTAAAGCAAAACAACCTTGTCGCTTCCGAAACGTTATTTGTAGACGACTTAACAGAAAACACCACCGCTGCAGAACAACTAGGAATCCACACTTGGAATATCGACCCAGCTAAAGAAGACGTTACAACCCTTTTTGAAACTAAAAAAGAGCTATTTAGTTAA
- the ligA gene encoding NAD-dependent DNA ligase LigA: MTIEAQIQQLRDELNDYNYKYYVLDQSDISDFEFDMKLKSLQDLEAKHPEFHDENSPTNRVGGTITKNFNTVVHDHRMYSLDNSYSKDDLLAWEQRIKKMVDGEVFYTCELKYDGASISLTYENGVLTKAVTRGDGVQGDEVTANIKTIKSVPLTLKGDFPEKFDIRGEIVLPFDGFNKMNEDRIEIGEEPYRNPRNTASGSLKLQDSSEVAKRPLECLLYTIIGRNLNIQSQIEGLQKARDWGFKVPQAAKLVNSIDDVLEFIAYWDVHRHDLPYETDGVVIKVNSFQHQDELGYTAKAPRWAMAYKFKAEQVSTRLNEISYQVGRTGAITPVANLEPVELAGTTVKRASLHNADQIAKLDIREGDEVFVEKGGEIIPKIIAVDLTQRPADSKPTEYIKHCPECDTELVRQEGEAQHYCPNYNGCKPQIIGRIQHFISRKAMDIDGLGGETVALLVNEGLIDNYSDLYELTKDVVLPLERMAEKSAVNLINGIEQSKQVPFERVLYALGIRYVGETVAKKLVKHFKYVDAIAEATEETLVNVDEIGVKIAKSVVAFFQSEQNKAIVNRLKGYGVSLEISEEALANQSDILVGKVFVVSGVFTTVSRDELKKMIEDNGGKVGSSISSKTSFVVAGDKMGPSKRTKAEQLGIEILSETDFLMMLNSK; this comes from the coding sequence ATGACAATTGAAGCACAAATTCAGCAATTAAGAGACGAATTAAACGATTATAATTATAAATATTACGTTTTAGATCAAAGTGATATTAGTGATTTTGAGTTCGATATGAAACTAAAATCGCTTCAAGATTTAGAGGCTAAACATCCGGAATTTCATGATGAAAATTCGCCTACAAATCGAGTTGGCGGTACAATTACTAAAAATTTTAATACTGTAGTTCACGATCACCGTATGTATTCTTTAGATAACTCATATTCTAAAGACGATTTACTAGCTTGGGAGCAGCGTATTAAAAAAATGGTAGATGGCGAGGTGTTTTATACGTGTGAATTAAAATACGATGGTGCTTCAATAAGTTTGACTTACGAAAATGGTGTCCTTACCAAAGCTGTTACGCGTGGTGATGGTGTACAAGGCGATGAAGTTACAGCAAATATAAAAACCATTAAGTCGGTGCCTTTAACGTTAAAAGGTGATTTTCCTGAGAAATTCGATATTCGTGGAGAAATCGTATTACCGTTTGATGGGTTTAATAAAATGAACGAAGATCGCATTGAGATTGGTGAAGAGCCTTATCGAAATCCGAGAAATACTGCGTCTGGAAGTTTAAAATTACAAGATAGTAGTGAAGTTGCTAAACGTCCTTTAGAATGCTTGTTATATACAATAATTGGACGGAATTTAAATATTCAGTCGCAAATTGAAGGCTTACAAAAAGCACGAGATTGGGGATTTAAAGTCCCTCAGGCTGCTAAATTAGTGAATTCCATAGACGACGTTTTGGAGTTTATCGCCTATTGGGATGTTCATAGACACGATTTACCTTACGAAACCGATGGTGTTGTTATAAAAGTGAATAGTTTTCAGCATCAAGACGAGTTGGGGTATACGGCAAAAGCGCCTCGTTGGGCCATGGCTTACAAATTTAAAGCCGAGCAAGTGTCTACCCGATTGAATGAAATTTCGTATCAAGTTGGGCGCACGGGAGCAATAACTCCAGTAGCAAATCTAGAACCTGTAGAATTGGCGGGAACCACGGTTAAACGTGCGTCTTTGCATAATGCAGACCAAATAGCTAAGCTTGATATTCGTGAAGGCGATGAAGTGTTTGTTGAAAAAGGTGGCGAAATTATTCCTAAAATTATTGCAGTAGATTTAACTCAACGTCCAGCAGACTCTAAACCTACTGAATATATTAAGCATTGTCCAGAATGTGATACAGAACTAGTAAGACAAGAAGGCGAGGCACAGCATTATTGTCCGAATTATAACGGGTGTAAACCGCAAATAATTGGTCGTATTCAGCATTTTATTTCTAGAAAAGCGATGGATATCGATGGATTGGGAGGAGAAACAGTTGCATTATTAGTAAACGAAGGGTTAATAGATAATTATTCAGATTTATATGAATTAACTAAAGATGTTGTACTTCCGCTGGAGCGAATGGCAGAAAAAAGTGCAGTTAATTTAATTAATGGAATCGAGCAATCTAAACAAGTGCCATTTGAACGCGTATTATATGCGTTGGGAATTCGTTATGTAGGTGAAACTGTTGCTAAAAAACTAGTTAAGCATTTTAAATATGTAGATGCAATTGCAGAAGCTACAGAGGAGACTTTAGTTAATGTAGATGAAATTGGTGTGAAGATTGCGAAAAGTGTTGTTGCCTTTTTTCAGTCAGAACAAAATAAAGCAATTGTTAATCGCTTAAAAGGGTATGGCGTGTCTTTAGAGATTTCAGAAGAAGCCTTAGCCAATCAATCAGATATACTGGTTGGAAAAGTATTTGTAGTCTCTGGTGTGTTTACAACAGTTTCTAGAGACGAGCTTAAAAAAATGATTGAAGATAACGGCGGAAAAGTTGGAAGTTCAATTTCTTCAAAAACAAGTTTTGTGGTTGCTGGAGATAAAATGGGACCAAGTAAACGTACAAAAGCAGAACAATTAGGTATTGAAATTTTGTCGGAAACCGATTTCTTAATGATGTTAAATAGTAAATAA
- a CDS encoding bifunctional metallophosphatase/5'-nucleotidase: MKRRDFIQQSTVATSLVALGGLSLSSFTTAPTSKKITILHTNDVHSHIDPFGANEGDRANKGGVARRARLIDSIRLENPNTLLLDAGDIFQGTPYFNFYGGELEFKLMSKLKYDAATIGNHDFDNGIDGLYAQLPHAEFPFLISNYDFKNTILDTHTKPYKVFIKDGIKIGVFGLGIELKGLVDPAMYKETVYLDPIETTQEMTRILKEDEKCDLVICLSHMGYKYNFEGKISDVKLAAETKNIDLIIGGHTHTFLPKPTVIKNLEGKNTLVNQVGCYGLNLGKIDFYFDNNKNKAADGVSINV, translated from the coding sequence ATGAAACGTAGAGATTTTATTCAACAATCTACAGTTGCAACATCTTTAGTTGCCTTAGGCGGGTTAAGCCTTTCATCTTTTACTACAGCACCCACTTCAAAGAAAATTACCATTTTACACACCAACGATGTGCATAGCCATATAGATCCTTTTGGAGCTAATGAAGGAGACAGAGCAAATAAAGGAGGTGTTGCTAGACGAGCTCGTTTAATTGACAGCATTAGATTAGAAAATCCAAATACTTTGCTTTTAGATGCCGGAGACATTTTTCAAGGCACACCTTATTTTAATTTTTATGGTGGCGAATTAGAATTTAAGTTGATGAGTAAACTTAAGTACGACGCTGCAACGATTGGAAATCACGATTTCGACAATGGAATCGATGGTTTATACGCCCAATTACCACATGCTGAATTTCCGTTCTTAATTTCAAATTACGATTTTAAAAACACCATACTAGACACGCATACCAAACCATATAAAGTCTTTATAAAAGATGGTATTAAAATAGGTGTTTTTGGCTTAGGAATAGAATTAAAAGGTCTAGTAGACCCTGCAATGTATAAAGAAACTGTTTATTTAGACCCCATAGAAACTACGCAAGAAATGACACGTATTCTTAAAGAAGACGAGAAATGCGATTTAGTTATTTGTCTCTCTCACATGGGATACAAATACAATTTTGAAGGTAAAATAAGTGATGTAAAGTTAGCTGCAGAAACAAAAAATATAGACTTAATTATTGGAGGTCATACACACACCTTTTTACCCAAGCCTACAGTTATAAAGAATCTTGAAGGTAAAAATACGCTTGTAAATCAGGTAGGATGTTATGGATTAAACCTAGGTAAAATAGATTTCTATTTCGACAATAATAAAAACAAAGCTGCAGATGGCGTGTCCATTAATGTTTAA
- the ribD gene encoding bifunctional diaminohydroxyphosphoribosylaminopyrimidine deaminase/5-amino-6-(5-phosphoribosylamino)uracil reductase RibD, with product MKIHEKYINRCIEIAKNGLGTTRPNPMVGCVIVLNNSIIGEGFTSPYGGPHAEVNAIQSVTDKSLLKQATLYVTLEPCSHFGKTPPCSDLIIKYNIPKVVIGTIDDNSLVAGQGIKKLKSAGCDVTVGVLEAECKNHHKRFFTFHNKKRPYIILKWAESADGFIAPKSKDEQKPVWITNTYSRQLVHKWRAEEQAILVGGNTVLQDNPSLTVRDWAGLQPTRIVIDTHNNLPEDVAVFNTTAKTIRLTEAGLNTSLPLATQICERLHEHEVTSVIIEGGSKTLQTFINENLWDEARVFYGTNQFLDGTKAPSFKGQLISETKLLNDTLKYYNND from the coding sequence GTGAAGATACATGAAAAATACATAAATCGCTGTATAGAAATTGCCAAAAACGGCCTTGGAACTACACGACCAAACCCTATGGTAGGCTGTGTAATCGTACTTAACAACTCTATAATTGGTGAAGGATTTACAAGCCCTTATGGCGGACCTCATGCCGAAGTAAATGCCATTCAATCGGTTACAGATAAATCACTTTTAAAACAAGCTACTTTATACGTTACCTTAGAACCATGTTCTCATTTTGGTAAAACGCCACCATGTAGCGACCTTATTATAAAGTATAACATCCCTAAAGTTGTTATCGGTACTATAGACGATAATTCATTAGTTGCAGGACAAGGGATTAAAAAATTAAAAAGTGCAGGTTGCGATGTTACTGTTGGAGTTTTAGAAGCTGAATGTAAAAATCATCACAAACGATTCTTTACATTTCATAATAAAAAGCGACCGTATATCATCTTAAAATGGGCAGAATCTGCCGATGGCTTTATAGCTCCAAAATCAAAAGACGAACAGAAACCGGTATGGATAACCAACACTTATTCGAGACAATTGGTTCATAAATGGCGCGCCGAAGAACAAGCCATTCTAGTTGGAGGCAATACCGTGTTACAAGACAATCCGAGTTTAACCGTTCGTGATTGGGCAGGATTACAACCTACACGCATTGTAATTGACACACATAACAATCTGCCAGAAGACGTTGCTGTTTTTAATACTACTGCAAAAACCATACGGTTAACTGAAGCTGGATTAAACACCTCATTACCTTTAGCAACTCAAATCTGTGAACGTTTACACGAACACGAAGTAACGTCTGTAATTATTGAAGGCGGAAGCAAAACCCTTCAAACCTTTATAAATGAAAATCTCTGGGACGAAGCCCGAGTCTTTTATGGCACAAATCAGTTTTTAGATGGTACAAAAGCACCATCGTTTAAAGGCCAATTAATCTCAGAAACTAAACTATTAAACGATACTTTAAAATATTACAACAATGATTAA
- a CDS encoding acyl-CoA thioesterase, translated as MIIDEIEIRVRYGETDQMGVVHHGNYALYLEMARTEWLRSLGVSYKEMEEQGVMLPVISMSLNYKKSAYYDEVIKVKTLLKKAPSVRIDFDFEITNQEGELLVVANTVLAFINMKTKRPMKCPKYILDLIPE; from the coding sequence ATGATAATTGACGAAATAGAAATAAGAGTACGATACGGAGAAACAGATCAGATGGGGGTGGTTCATCATGGTAATTATGCTTTATATCTAGAAATGGCGCGGACTGAGTGGTTACGTTCATTAGGCGTCTCTTATAAAGAGATGGAAGAACAAGGTGTTATGTTACCTGTAATTTCAATGTCTTTAAATTACAAAAAGTCAGCGTATTATGACGAGGTAATTAAAGTAAAAACCTTACTTAAAAAAGCTCCTAGTGTGAGAATCGATTTTGACTTCGAAATTACCAATCAAGAAGGCGAATTATTGGTTGTGGCAAACACGGTTTTGGCTTTTATTAATATGAAAACAAAACGTCCAATGAAATGTCCGAAATATATATTGGATTTAATACCTGAATAA
- a CDS encoding low molecular weight protein-tyrosine-phosphatase produces the protein MTKILMVCLGNICRSPLAEGILRSKLPYEDFVVDSAGTSNYHIGSNPDNRSITVGNKYGINISNLMGRQFSVRDFDEFDIIYAMDAANYRDILHLARNEADKSKVKMILNEVYPNQNYDVPDPYHGGTHGFENVYKMLDEACDVIADKLK, from the coding sequence ATGACTAAAATACTTATGGTTTGCCTTGGAAATATCTGTCGATCTCCATTGGCAGAAGGTATTTTACGCTCTAAATTACCTTACGAAGATTTTGTTGTAGATTCTGCTGGAACATCAAATTACCATATAGGATCAAATCCTGACAACCGTTCTATTACCGTAGGAAATAAATACGGTATCAATATTTCTAATTTAATGGGAAGACAATTTTCTGTTAGAGATTTTGATGAGTTCGATATTATCTACGCCATGGATGCTGCCAATTACCGCGATATTTTACATTTAGCACGTAACGAAGCAGACAAGTCTAAAGTAAAAATGATTTTGAACGAAGTATACCCCAATCAAAATTACGATGTCCCAGACCCTTATCATGGCGGAACTCATGGTTTCGAAAACGTCTACAAAATGTTAGATGAAGCATGCGATGTTATTGCAGACAAATTAAAATAA
- a CDS encoding GNAT family N-acetyltransferase has product MSHFEIREIQTKDNQQVAEVIRTVLIGAGAPKVGTAYEDKALEDMFEAYNKPKSTYFVLVEHNRVIGGAGIGPVDDALEVCELQKMYFLDEARGRGLGKTMMDTCLQKAKDFGYTRCYLETLPFMTSAKHLYEKVGFEYLDGPMGETGHYSCNVWMIKEL; this is encoded by the coding sequence ATGAGCCATTTCGAGATCAGAGAAATTCAAACTAAAGATAATCAGCAAGTCGCAGAGGTGATTCGAACCGTTTTAATCGGAGCTGGTGCGCCAAAAGTTGGTACAGCTTACGAGGATAAAGCTCTAGAAGATATGTTTGAGGCTTATAATAAGCCAAAATCGACTTATTTTGTGCTTGTTGAACATAATCGTGTTATTGGAGGTGCAGGAATTGGTCCGGTAGATGATGCTTTAGAGGTCTGTGAATTACAAAAAATGTATTTTTTAGATGAAGCCCGAGGGCGTGGTTTAGGAAAAACAATGATGGATACGTGTTTGCAAAAAGCCAAAGACTTCGGTTATACACGTTGCTATCTAGAAACGTTACCGTTTATGACATCGGCAAAGCATTTGTATGAGAAAGTTGGTTTCGAATATTTAGATGGCCCAATGGGAGAAACAGGACATTATTCTTGTAATGTTTGGATGATTAAAGAATTATGA
- a CDS encoding LOG family protein, producing the protein MKSIAVFCGSSTGTDSKIISEAYQLGKTLGEQHIKLVYGAAKIGIMGEVARGVIDYNGNVLGIIPGFLETKEIVHPKLSELIVTDNMHERKVIMYEKSDGFMVLPGGFGTMDEFFEITTWGQLGLHVKPIGILNVNGFFDHLLAQCKTMVERGFLKQENLEAVVVDDTIDGLLEKMNNYKPLPAPKWLNKERL; encoded by the coding sequence ATGAAATCTATAGCTGTGTTTTGTGGATCGAGTACAGGTACCGATTCAAAAATTATATCTGAAGCGTATCAACTTGGTAAAACTTTAGGAGAACAACATATAAAATTAGTCTACGGAGCTGCAAAAATTGGTATTATGGGCGAAGTAGCTCGCGGGGTTATCGATTATAATGGCAATGTTTTGGGTATAATTCCAGGGTTTCTGGAAACTAAGGAAATTGTACATCCAAAATTATCAGAACTTATTGTTACCGATAATATGCACGAGCGTAAGGTAATTATGTACGAAAAATCGGATGGATTTATGGTGCTTCCTGGTGGATTCGGAACCATGGATGAATTTTTCGAAATTACAACTTGGGGACAATTAGGACTTCATGTAAAACCTATTGGGATTTTAAATGTCAACGGATTTTTCGATCATTTACTAGCGCAATGTAAAACCATGGTAGAACGAGGTTTTTTAAAACAAGAAAATTTAGAAGCTGTGGTGGTAGATGATACTATAGATGGTTTATTAGAAAAAATGAATAATTACAAACCATTGCCTGCTCCAAAATGGTTAAATAAAGAGAGATTGTAA
- a CDS encoding 5'-nucleotidase C-terminal domain-containing protein, which yields MIFKQFIVSISLVLLAGCKTSTLNLEKIEGEQIPISEAIQPNQDITDFIKPYHDHVVKTLDSVLAYAPASYKKSDGEYNTALGNLMADIVYEQSNPIFKSRSNHDIDFVILNYGGIRAPISKGDITLKTAYEIMPFENSIVVVNVKGKNVNEAMNYLSKAKRPHPVSQLKLVINSDFNVTEALVKGQPIEEDKTYYIATNDYLYNGGDHMTFFKPNDSLYVLNYKWRNAIIDYFTKTDTINPVIDDRFIQIQ from the coding sequence ATGATTTTTAAACAATTCATTGTAAGCATTTCACTTGTCTTATTAGCAGGTTGCAAAACAAGCACTTTAAATCTTGAAAAAATTGAAGGCGAACAGATTCCAATTTCCGAAGCTATTCAACCTAACCAAGATATAACCGACTTTATAAAACCATATCATGACCACGTTGTTAAAACCTTAGATAGTGTTCTTGCATATGCACCAGCGTCTTACAAAAAGAGCGATGGCGAGTACAATACTGCTCTTGGAAACTTAATGGCAGATATTGTTTACGAACAATCAAATCCTATTTTTAAAAGCAGATCCAATCACGATATCGATTTTGTTATTCTTAATTACGGTGGTATTCGTGCTCCTATATCTAAAGGCGATATTACACTTAAAACAGCTTACGAAATTATGCCTTTTGAAAACAGTATCGTTGTTGTTAACGTAAAAGGAAAGAATGTAAACGAGGCGATGAACTACTTAAGTAAAGCCAAACGACCACATCCTGTATCTCAATTAAAATTGGTTATAAATTCAGATTTCAATGTTACCGAAGCTTTAGTAAAAGGACAGCCTATAGAGGAAGACAAAACCTATTACATAGCCACTAACGATTACCTTTATAATGGAGGCGACCACATGACGTTTTTTAAACCAAACGATAGTCTGTATGTTTTAAATTACAAGTGGAGAAACGCTATTATAGATTACTTTACCAAAACAGACACTATTAACCCTGTGATAGACGACAGATTTATCCAAATACAATAA
- the dnaA gene encoding chromosomal replication initiator protein DnaA, with protein sequence MSVTAQSVWNNCLEFIKDNIQPQAYKTWFEPIAAVKLTDNALSIQVPSKFFYEWLEEHYVKILKVALTKELGEKAKLVYIIKMENTYGNKQPFTERIPSSSRSAVKAQDVDIPLNNKNPELRNPFIIPGIRNVKIESQLNPNYSFENFLEGDSNRLARSAGLAVAAKPGGTSFNPLLIFGGVGLGKTHLAHAIGVEIKDKYPEKTVLYISAEKFTQQYIDSVKKNNRNDFIHFYQIIDVLIIDDVQFLSGKTGTQDVFFHIFNHLHQNGKQVILTSDKAPVDMQDIEQRLLSRFKWGLSAELQSPDFETRVSILNNKLYRDGVDMPEEIVEYVAKNIKTNVRELEGAIISLIAQSSFNKKEITLDLAKQIVEKFVKHTKREVSIDYIQKVVSDYFQMNVDTLQSKTRKRHIVQARQLAMFFAKKYTKASLASIGSQIGKRDHATVLHACKTVDNLSTTDKQFKKYVEDITKKLSV encoded by the coding sequence ATGAGTGTAACTGCGCAATCGGTATGGAATAACTGTCTTGAATTTATAAAAGATAATATCCAACCGCAAGCTTATAAAACATGGTTTGAGCCAATAGCCGCAGTTAAATTAACGGACAATGCTTTAAGCATACAAGTTCCTAGTAAATTTTTCTACGAATGGTTAGAAGAGCACTATGTTAAAATTTTAAAAGTAGCTTTAACAAAAGAATTAGGAGAAAAAGCCAAACTAGTTTACATTATAAAAATGGAAAACACGTATGGCAATAAACAACCTTTTACAGAACGTATTCCTAGTTCAAGCCGATCTGCAGTTAAAGCACAAGATGTAGATATTCCGCTTAATAATAAAAATCCAGAATTACGTAACCCGTTTATAATTCCTGGAATTAGAAATGTTAAGATTGAATCGCAATTAAATCCGAATTACAGTTTCGAAAACTTTTTAGAAGGCGATTCTAATCGTTTAGCAAGAAGTGCAGGATTAGCTGTTGCTGCTAAACCAGGAGGAACATCATTTAATCCATTGTTAATTTTTGGAGGTGTTGGTCTTGGAAAAACGCACTTAGCTCATGCTATTGGTGTTGAGATTAAAGACAAATATCCTGAAAAAACAGTACTTTATATTTCTGCTGAAAAATTCACGCAACAATATATAGACTCTGTAAAAAAGAATAATAGAAACGACTTTATTCATTTCTACCAAATTATAGATGTTTTAATTATTGACGACGTTCAATTCTTATCTGGAAAAACAGGAACACAAGATGTCTTTTTCCATATTTTTAATCACTTACACCAAAATGGCAAGCAAGTTATTTTAACAAGTGATAAAGCGCCTGTAGATATGCAGGATATTGAACAACGTTTACTATCACGTTTTAAATGGGGACTTTCTGCAGAATTACAGAGCCCAGATTTTGAAACTCGTGTATCTATATTAAACAACAAATTATATCGAGACGGTGTAGATATGCCTGAAGAGATTGTTGAATATGTAGCTAAAAATATTAAAACAAACGTTAGAGAATTAGAGGGTGCAATTATATCGTTAATTGCTCAATCGTCTTTCAATAAAAAAGAAATTACTCTAGACCTTGCAAAACAAATTGTTGAAAAATTTGTGAAGCACACCAAGCGTGAAGTGTCTATTGATTATATACAAAAAGTAGTATCCGACTATTTCCAAATGAATGTGGATACGCTACAATCTAAAACAAGAAAACGTCATATTGTACAAGCGAGACAATTGGCCATGTTTTTTGCTAAAAAATACACCAAAGCTTCTTTGGCTAGTATTGGTTCGCAAATTGGAAAACGCGACCACGCGACCGTGCTACACGCCTGTAAAACTGTAGATAATTTATCGACTACAGACAAGCAATTTAAAAAGTACGTTGAAGATATTACTAAAAAGCTTTCGGTTTAA
- the prmC gene encoding peptide chain release factor N(5)-glutamine methyltransferase — protein sequence MRLKAIKQTFHEALDAEYGKEEVNHFFFMICEYYFNFKRITLAMEPDYSITETEAKPVFDALESLKKHEPIQYVLKSTEFFGLEFQVNNAVLIPRPETEELVAWIIESDLDKIKKPLRILDIGTGSGCIAISLAKHFENAEVYAVDVSEEAIAVATQNAEHNNVEVHFIHADILSVDTYKNANFKLPFDVIVSNPPYVRELEKLQMKSNVLNHEPHLALFVEDHDPLKFYKAITRLAKKHLVNDGLLFFEINEFLGNEMIDLLQEHTFMHVELRQDMFKRNRMIKGINKL from the coding sequence ATGAGATTAAAAGCAATAAAACAGACATTCCATGAGGCGTTAGATGCTGAATATGGTAAAGAGGAGGTTAATCATTTCTTTTTTATGATATGCGAGTATTATTTCAATTTTAAACGCATTACTCTGGCTATGGAACCTGATTATAGTATTACTGAAACAGAAGCTAAACCTGTATTTGATGCTTTAGAGTCTTTAAAAAAGCATGAGCCTATTCAGTATGTGTTGAAGTCTACAGAATTTTTTGGATTAGAATTTCAGGTGAATAATGCAGTATTAATCCCGAGGCCAGAAACCGAGGAATTAGTGGCGTGGATTATTGAATCGGATTTAGATAAAATTAAAAAACCTTTACGAATTTTAGATATTGGAACGGGGAGTGGTTGCATTGCCATTTCTTTAGCAAAACATTTTGAAAATGCCGAAGTGTATGCAGTCGATGTCAGTGAAGAAGCTATTGCAGTGGCTACACAAAATGCTGAACATAATAATGTGGAAGTGCATTTTATTCATGCCGATATTTTATCTGTAGACACATATAAGAATGCTAATTTTAAATTGCCTTTTGATGTTATTGTTTCTAATCCGCCGTACGTTCGCGAATTAGAAAAACTTCAAATGAAGTCTAATGTCCTAAATCACGAGCCACATTTGGCATTGTTTGTAGAAGACCATGATCCGCTTAAATTCTATAAAGCGATTACGAGGCTGGCTAAAAAGCATTTGGTAAACGACGGTTTGTTGTTTTTCGAAATAAATGAATTTTTAGGTAATGAAATGATTGATTTGTTGCAAGAACATACATTTATGCATGTAGAATTGCGACAAGATATGTTTAAAAGAAATAGAATGATTAAAGGAATAAATAAACTATGA
- a CDS encoding IMPACT family protein, protein MDIQDTYKTILKPSEETLFKEKNSKFFGYAFPVKTEDDVKEHLEAIKKQHHSARHWCYAYQLGTKDIKYRANDDGEPNNSAGMPIYGQIQSFDVTNVLIIVVRYFGGVKLGVGGLIGSYRTSAQLSLEASKIVERTINIEYLIVYDYKNMNKVMRVIKEKNINVVNQKLELRCELTISVRKKDAEAIFNSFSIIYEVEIKEL, encoded by the coding sequence TTGGACATACAAGACACATACAAAACCATTTTAAAACCGTCTGAAGAAACACTGTTTAAAGAAAAGAACAGTAAGTTTTTTGGGTATGCGTTTCCTGTAAAAACGGAAGACGATGTTAAAGAGCACCTAGAAGCCATAAAGAAACAGCATCATTCTGCGAGGCATTGGTGCTATGCATATCAATTAGGCACAAAAGACATAAAATATCGTGCAAACGATGATGGCGAACCCAACAATTCTGCTGGTATGCCTATTTATGGACAAATTCAATCGTTCGATGTGACAAACGTTCTTATAATTGTCGTTCGTTATTTTGGAGGTGTAAAATTAGGTGTAGGCGGATTGATTGGTTCTTACCGAACATCGGCACAATTAAGCTTAGAAGCATCAAAAATTGTAGAACGCACTATTAATATAGAATACCTTATTGTTTACGATTATAAAAACATGAATAAGGTGATGCGCGTGATTAAAGAGAAAAATATAAATGTTGTAAATCAGAAATTAGAATTACGATGTGAACTTACAATTTCTGTCAGAAAAAAAGATGCCGAAGCTATTTTTAATAGTTTCAGCATCATTTATGAAGTCGAAATTAAAGAACTGTAA